The Fusarium keratoplasticum isolate Fu6.1 chromosome 8, whole genome shotgun sequence genome includes a region encoding these proteins:
- a CDS encoding MFS domain-containing protein has protein sequence MSTTNLRNHNQDENHTTNSVNGTNSEEKGISSDSSDANHPGEVPDGGLQAWLVAAGGACIFFSCLGFANSFGVLQEYYMTHQLRGESADKVAWIGSMSTFIQFAAGAIGGPMFDRFGARVIRPAALCYIFATMMTSLCTKYWQFMLAQGVLMGVAMAFMQLPAFAAVSQYFDKKRAAAFGVVVSGSSIGGVVFPIALSKMLNDSSIGFGWSVRIMGFVMIPLMGFSCLTVKPRLPPRTTSFFIAEAFKNTRYLLLISSLFFMFLGMFTPLFFIPTYAVTRGMEPALASYLLAITNAASTFGRIIPGVLADKYGRLNMYTLGGLSTGIVIFCLNETKSTPALIVYAIVFGFTSGTIISGASAAFTLVTKDSRDNGTYMGMGMALSSFAALIGPPVNGALIDKYGGFFQVSVFSGVMCLVGGFVGLLTKTTTTQGIFGNV, from the exons ATGTCGACTACCAACCTCCGCAATCACAACCAAGACGAAAACCACACCACCAACTCCGTCAATGGAACTAATTCAGAAGAAAAGGGCATCTCTTCCGACTCCTCTGATGCCAATCACCCTGGAGAAGTGCCAGATGGTGGTTTGCAAGCCTGGCTTGTGGCCGCTGGAGGTGCAtgcatcttcttctcgtgCCTTGGCTTTGCCAATTCTTTTGGAGTCCTGCAAGAGTACTACATGACTCACCAACTCCGTGGAGAGTCAGCCGACAAGGTGGCCTGGATTGGATCCATGTCGACCTTCATCCAGTTCGCCGCAGGTGCCATAGGAGGGCCTATGTTCGATCGCTTTGGGGCGAGG GTTATTCGACCCGCCGCTCTGTGTTATATATTCGCCACCATGATGACTAGTCTCTGTACTAAGTATTGGCAGTTCATGCTCGCACAAGGCGTACTCATGGGCGTAGCTATGGCATTTATGCAGCTTCCTGCGTTTGCAGCTGTTTCGCAATACTTCGACAAGAAGCGAGCAGCTGCGTTTGGAGTCGTCGTCTCCGGCTCCTCGATCGGCGGAGTCGTGTTTCCAATCGCCTTGTCCAAAATGTTGAACGACTCCTCTATTGGATTCGGCTGGTCAGTCCGTATCATGGGGTTCGTCATGATACCGCTGATGGGGTTCTCATGCTTGACGGTCAAACCACGCCTGCCGCCGAGGACAACATCCTTCTTCATTGCTGAAGCGTTCAAGAACACGAGGTATCTTCTCCTGATAAGCTCGCTGTTCTTCATGTTCCTCGGCATGTTCACTCCCTTGTTCTTCATTCCGACATACGCCGTGACAAGAGGCATGGAGCCAGCATTGGCCTCGTATTTGCTGGCAATAACCAACGCGGCCTCAACCTTTGGTCGGATCATCCCAGGTGTTCTCGCTGACAAGTACGGGCGGCTGAATATGTATACGCTGGGTGGGCTCAGCACTGGCATCGTTATCTTCTGCCTAAACGAGACCAAAAGCACACCCGCGCTGATTGTTTACGCTATCGTCTTTGGTTTCACTTCGGGCACGATTATCTCTGGAGCATCTGCAGCCTTTACTCTTGTGACAAAGGACTCTCGCGACAATGGGACATAtatggggatggggatggcgCTCAGTTCTTTTGCAGCCCTCATTGGCCCACCTGTAAACGGAGCACTGATTGACAAGTATGGAGGATTCTTTCAAGTTTCAGTATTCAGTGGTGTGATGTGTTTGGTTGGCGGGTTTGTGGGTTTGCTCACTAAGACTACAACAACACAAGGAATTTTTGGAAACGTGTAG
- a CDS encoding Zn(2)-C6 fungal-type domain-containing protein, protein MSEPERRRRRPAVSCSLCRKRKIRCNREVPCSNCVRSKNDACIYENHPLQVRSQGFEIGHSLSRNAPIISTEVHDAFMPTSQDQVFNTSSASTAPSRSATSLEPTLTSASTLPTPPSIQEVEALRSRVRQLEDQLSRGHPGSSQSMVSTPTSNIETTSSRIGGTFHFYSESHIFGRALPITRGISHKTRLFGQSHFVYTMTLLKDMHEMLEKYAHENSPIVTYLTKCKALARLIKARRAPPWPTSLTTQLPPKSVTDELVECYLRTTERIYRILHVPTFRKQYEALYTSQDDPDRSFLVQLKLVLALGAVTYDEKFSMRVSAVRWIYEAQAWVSEPEFKSRLGIQYLQTNILLLLAREMVQVSGESPWVAAGSLHRTAVSMGLHRDPVHLSKRTRFVSEMRRRLWNTILEISLQSSLSSGSPPLISLDDFDTEPPGNFDDDQLSAEDPAPRPEHEFTELSIARALRKTFPDRLNVAKLLNNIGSQGSYEETLRIDAELRASYRALTQSLHSCKSTPGRSPSQFELCAVDFIMRRYVSALHFPFLGPSLHEACYAFSRKVTVEASFKLWCAAYPPSSESSLDTHSENDVFPSSRYEFSRYTICGFGFFRTVAWQASLIIAIELKNQLQEEESLCPARLRSDLLCALEDSKTWSLRCIEAGETNIKGYLGINVAGAQIQGLLQGLSGDALAEFMIRAGEAAEERCLPILESAAAEMETDEVDQSQLPSNAVFDFGEDWDFMMSNGIFDPGDGDPMAWML, encoded by the exons ATGAGTGAACCCGAACGTCGCCGCAGACGGCCAGCCGT TTCATGCTCTCTTTGCAGAAAACGCAAGATTCGATGCAACCGAGAGGTGCCTTGCAGCAACTGCGTACGCTCCAAAAACGATGCTTGCATCTATGAGAACCACCCTCTCCAGGTGCGAAGTCAAGGCTTTGAAATCGGTCACTCTCTTTCGCGCAATGCACCCATCATATCTACAGAGGTCCATGATGCATTCATGCCGACATCCCAGGATCAGGTCTTCAACACGAGCAGCGCTTCGACAGCTCCCAGTCGCTCCGCAACATCTTTGGAACCCACATTGACAAGCGCGTCAACTTTACCTACCCCACCATCCATTCAAGAGGTCGAGGCTTTGAGGTCCAGGGTTCGTCAACTAGAAGACCAGCTGTCAAGGGGCCATCCAGGATCCTCCCAGTCGATGGTCTCGACGCCCACCTCGAACATAGaaacaacatcatcaagaatAGGTGGCACATTTCATTTTTACTCCGAAAGTCACATATTCGGTCGAGCTTTGCCTATCACACGTGGGATCTCGCATAAGACCCGTCTTTTTGGGCAAAGCCACTTTGTCTACACAATGACGTTG CTCAAGGATATGCACGAGATGCTTGAGAAATATGCGCATGAAAATTCCCCTATTGTCACCTACTTAACCAAGTGCAAGGCTTTGGCGAGGCTCATCAAGGCGCGCCGAGCACCTCCTTGGCCAACATCATTGACGACTCAACTGCCCCCCAAAAGCGTCACGGATGAGCTCGTCGAATGCTACCTACGAACTACAGAGAGAATCTATCGAATCCTCCATGTCCCGACTTTCCGAAAACAGTACGAGGCTCTGTATACCTCCCAAGACGATCCCGACCGATCTTTTCTCGTTCAGTTGAAGCTCGTGCTGGCTTTAGGGGCTGTGACCTACGACGAAAAGTTCTCGATGCGTGTATCGGCCGTCCGATGGATCTATGAGGCACAAGCCTGGGTCTCGGAACCAGAATTCAAGTCACGGCTGGGCATCCAGTATCTACAAACCAACATCTTGCTGTTGCTTGCTCGAGAGATGGTGCAGGTCAGTGGTGAGTCCCCCTGGGTTGCCGCTGGTTCGCTGCACAGGACCGCCGTGTCCATGGGCCTACATAGAGACCCTGTGCATCTGTCAAAGAGAACAAGGTTCGTTTCAGAGATGCGCCGGCGCTTATGGAACACTATTCTTGAGATTTCTCTACAGTCCAGCCTATCTTCTGGAAGTCCTCCTCTCATATCTCTGGATGATTTCGACACCGAGCCTCCCGGTAattttgatgatgatcaaCTTTCGGCAGAGGATCCTGCGCCCCGGCCGGAACACGAGTTCACGGAGCTGTCCATTGCCAGAGCCTTACGAAAAACGTTCCCAGATCGCCTCAATGTTGCCAAACTTCTAAACAACATCGGTTCCCAAGGAAGTTACGAGGAAACCTTACGAATCGATGCGGAACTCAGGGCTTCCTACAGGGCCTTGACCCAATCCCTTCACAGCTGTAAATCAACTCCCGGACGCTCACCATCCCAATTTGAGCTATGTGCGGTAGACTTCATCATGCGTCGTTATGTCTCAGCCCTCCATTTCCCCTTCCTCGGCCCGTCACTCCACGAGGCGTGCTACGCCTTCTCCCGCAAGGTGACAGTCGAAGCCTCGTTCAAACTCTGGTGCGCGGCATACCCTCCCTCCTCCGAGTCTTCCCTCGATACGCACTCGGAAAATGATGTATTTCCTTCAAGTCGTTACGAATTCTCACGTTATACGATATGCGGCTTTGGTTTCTTTCGAACAGTGGCTTGGCAAGCCAGCCTCATCATAGCAATCGAGCTAAAGAATCAACTtcaagaggaagaaagctTATGCCCAGCACGATTAAGATCGGACTTGCTATGTGCTCTAGAAGATTCAAAGACTTGGTCACTACGGTGCATCGAGGCCGGGGAGACCAACATAAAGGGTTACCTTGGAATTAACGTGGCAGGTGCACAAATCCAAGGCCTCCTGCAGGGGCTTTCAGGGGATGCCTTGGCCGAATTCATGATTAGAGCTGGAGAGGCAGCCGAGGAGAGATGTTTGCCCATATTGGAATCTGCGGCAGCGGAGATGGAAACGGATGAAGTCGACCAAAGCCAGCTGCCTTCGAATGCAGTATTTGACTTTGGTGAGGATTGGGACTTTATG ATGTCTAATGGTATCTTTGATCCTGGTGACGGTGACCCCATGGCTTGGATGCTCTAA